The Croceicoccus naphthovorans genome includes a region encoding these proteins:
- a CDS encoding TolC family protein: MAGALYLPAGRAGAEPLTLEQAIARASEGAPRLQAVEAAVEAARASQTQAGVRPNPTVTVTGENIAGSGRYGFLPQAEITASYSQMLERGGKRDARTAWAQRDVGVAEASTRVTRLDLAARVERAWFDVIIADEVVWAAKYRLKTEREMQAEALRRVRGYKDPLFVETRAAARVAQSEIALHEAKRREVAARNVLASFWGGSGEGLEVAGGVLTEVKSPLAIAPSDEAFETAKIARAQAAVTLEQSRGVQDYTVSGGVRYLRGTGDVALVTGITIPIGRFDRNQGNIERAQAERRRLEFEAEADRLERLRRLASLRAEADASRLRADAIRIEVLPKAVRTLDQVREGYRRGGFTFRDVQDAADAIVEVQEQWIAAANQWRDLQTEIDRLSGRFDASARGETEQ; this comes from the coding sequence TTGGCGGGTGCGCTGTATTTACCGGCAGGGCGGGCCGGCGCTGAGCCGCTGACGCTTGAACAGGCGATCGCGCGCGCCAGTGAAGGTGCGCCGCGATTGCAGGCGGTCGAAGCGGCTGTCGAAGCTGCCCGCGCCAGCCAGACCCAGGCAGGGGTGCGTCCCAATCCCACTGTAACGGTGACCGGTGAGAACATCGCCGGGAGCGGTCGTTACGGCTTCCTGCCCCAAGCCGAGATCACCGCAAGCTATTCCCAGATGCTCGAACGCGGCGGCAAGCGCGACGCGCGCACCGCCTGGGCACAGCGCGACGTTGGCGTCGCGGAAGCCTCGACTCGCGTCACGCGCCTCGATCTCGCCGCACGGGTCGAGCGGGCCTGGTTCGATGTCATCATCGCCGACGAAGTGGTCTGGGCGGCGAAATACCGGCTCAAGACCGAACGCGAAATGCAGGCCGAGGCGCTGCGACGGGTGCGCGGCTACAAGGACCCGCTGTTCGTCGAGACCCGTGCGGCCGCCCGAGTGGCGCAGTCGGAGATCGCGCTGCATGAGGCCAAACGCCGAGAGGTGGCGGCGCGCAATGTGCTGGCATCCTTTTGGGGCGGAAGCGGCGAGGGGCTTGAGGTCGCAGGCGGTGTCTTGACCGAGGTTAAAAGCCCGCTTGCGATTGCGCCATCCGACGAAGCCTTCGAGACAGCCAAGATCGCCCGTGCGCAGGCTGCCGTCACGCTTGAGCAGTCGCGCGGCGTGCAGGATTACACGGTTTCGGGCGGGGTGCGATACCTGCGCGGAACCGGCGATGTCGCGCTCGTCACCGGGATCACCATCCCCATCGGCCGCTTCGATCGAAATCAGGGCAATATCGAACGCGCCCAGGCCGAGCGCCGCCGTCTTGAATTTGAGGCCGAGGCTGACCGGCTCGAGCGGTTGCGGCGGCTCGCCTCGCTGCGCGCCGAGGCCGATGCCTCGCGCCTTCGCGCCGACGCCATCCGCATCGAAGTGCTGCCGAAAGCCGTGCGCACGCTCGATCAGGTGCGCGAGGGCTATCGGCGCGGCGGCTTCACTTTCCGCGACGTTCAGGACGCGGCCGACGCGATCGTAGAGGTCCAGGAACAATGGATCGCCGCCGCCAACCAGTGGCGCGACCTTCAGACAGAAATCGACCGGCTGTCGGGACGCTTCGATGCGTCCGCCCGGGGGGAGACAGAACAATGA
- a CDS encoding efflux RND transporter periplasmic adaptor subunit, whose protein sequence is MTHSSNMTRILATLLAVIPLAACGGGAEKPAGEHGEAAGPEKGQHNGRMLRDGDFALEMTVFEDGVPPMFRVFPTMGGEKLDPAKVDLTVTLRRLDGEVNVFKFKPNGEMLDGQGTVVEPHSFDVEVVAVVAGKRHQWKYANPEGQTKIPAETARANGVVIETAGPAVIGETRELYGTVQLASTGRSEIRGQFPGRVVSVTKAVGDYVQRGQLLARIESGESLQVYPVYSTVSGVVAERNGNPGDVTFDRPLYVITDPAQTTVVFNVFPRDLALVRPGQRVSVETMDGQAVAGARLGDYLPEGNAAAGTALLRAILPNPGGRFRPGMALRGKVTVNAVTVPLAVRTEALQPFRDFTVVYANFGDKYEVRMLELGRKSPEWTEVLGGLKPGTRYAAKGSFLIRADIEKSGASHDH, encoded by the coding sequence ATGACCCATTCCAGCAACATGACCCGTATCCTCGCAACCCTCTTGGCGGTGATTCCGCTCGCCGCCTGCGGCGGTGGCGCGGAAAAGCCCGCTGGCGAGCATGGCGAGGCTGCCGGTCCCGAGAAGGGGCAGCACAATGGCCGGATGCTGCGCGACGGCGACTTCGCGCTCGAAATGACGGTGTTCGAGGACGGCGTGCCGCCGATGTTCCGCGTGTTCCCGACCATGGGCGGAGAGAAGCTCGATCCTGCGAAGGTCGATCTGACCGTGACGCTGCGCCGCCTCGACGGCGAGGTGAACGTGTTCAAGTTCAAGCCGAACGGCGAGATGCTGGACGGCCAGGGCACGGTAGTTGAACCGCACAGCTTCGACGTCGAAGTCGTTGCTGTGGTCGCTGGCAAGCGTCACCAGTGGAAATACGCCAATCCCGAAGGCCAGACGAAAATCCCAGCCGAAACCGCCAGGGCCAACGGCGTGGTGATCGAAACGGCCGGTCCGGCGGTGATCGGCGAGACGCGCGAGTTGTATGGCACTGTCCAACTCGCCAGCACCGGCCGTTCGGAAATTCGCGGCCAGTTTCCGGGACGCGTGGTCTCCGTTACCAAGGCAGTGGGAGACTACGTCCAGCGCGGGCAACTGCTGGCGCGCATCGAATCGGGCGAGAGCCTGCAGGTCTATCCGGTCTATTCGACGGTCAGCGGCGTGGTGGCCGAACGCAACGGCAATCCCGGTGACGTGACTTTCGACCGGCCGCTCTATGTCATCACCGACCCGGCCCAGACCACGGTCGTGTTCAACGTCTTCCCGCGCGATCTCGCTCTGGTACGACCCGGCCAACGGGTAAGCGTCGAGACCATGGACGGCCAGGCGGTCGCCGGCGCCAGGCTCGGCGACTACCTTCCCGAAGGCAATGCCGCCGCAGGTACGGCGCTGCTGCGCGCAATCCTGCCCAATCCGGGCGGGCGGTTCCGCCCCGGCATGGCGTTGCGGGGCAAAGTGACCGTGAATGCCGTGACGGTGCCGCTGGCCGTGCGCACCGAAGCGCTCCAGCCGTTCCGCGACTTCACCGTGGTCTATGCGAACTTTGGCGACAAGTACGAGGTCCGGATGCTCGAATTGGGGCGCAAGTCGCCCGAGTGGACCGAGGTGCTCGGCGGACTCAAGCCCGGGACGCGCTATGCCGCCAAGGGTTCCTTCCTGATCCGCGCCGACATCGAGAAGTCCGGCGCGAGCCACGATCACTGA